From a region of the Paenibacillus segetis genome:
- a CDS encoding LacI family DNA-binding transcriptional regulator encodes MATIDDVARASGVSKGTVSSVFSKKRPISKEVSERVLAAAKELNYKPNYLARSLTNKSTRIIGLNIQGEKFKFSQFHLSLLNGVLSVCYEHGYRLLVNTLSQSYLNQVEHMVTDPIDGEILLDPESDDQRIEERLADGLPVVIIGRPSPEYENRISYVDNDNVGMTEQITRYLLDLGHRNFLFLNAPKHRTVAVDRARGFLNAVQEAELPQLSHLIVFKPDMDNSSLDFGYETTLQALRDNHEITAIIADTDTMALGAYKAAEALGIEIPNQLSVFAFSDDSVFSPEFGPPLTGVRLHAERLGREAASMLIDQMTQDVKSVKRTIVPTEMVIRSSCAEHNTILGGISS; translated from the coding sequence ATGGCTACCATCGATGATGTTGCAAGAGCGTCGGGTGTCTCGAAAGGCACCGTCTCAAGCGTGTTCAGCAAAAAAAGGCCAATTAGCAAAGAGGTGTCAGAACGTGTACTGGCTGCGGCCAAAGAGCTAAACTATAAACCCAATTACCTGGCTCGAAGTTTGACCAACAAGTCGACTCGCATTATCGGGCTCAATATTCAAGGAGAGAAATTCAAGTTCAGCCAGTTCCATTTATCTCTTCTTAACGGAGTTCTCAGCGTTTGTTATGAACATGGGTATAGGCTGCTCGTTAATACGTTATCGCAATCTTATCTTAACCAAGTGGAGCACATGGTTACTGACCCCATCGACGGAGAAATCTTGCTAGATCCAGAGAGCGATGACCAGCGAATCGAAGAACGATTAGCTGATGGATTACCGGTTGTCATAATCGGTAGACCATCCCCAGAATACGAGAACCGCATCTCTTACGTGGACAATGATAACGTGGGTATGACGGAGCAAATTACCCGATACTTGCTAGATCTCGGTCATCGGAATTTCTTATTCCTTAATGCACCGAAGCACAGGACGGTTGCAGTTGACCGGGCGCGCGGGTTCCTAAATGCCGTGCAGGAAGCAGAGTTGCCTCAGTTGTCGCATCTTATCGTATTCAAACCAGACATGGACAATTCCTCGTTGGATTTTGGGTATGAGACTACACTTCAAGCGCTTCGAGACAATCATGAGATCACAGCAATCATCGCAGATACAGACACAATGGCGCTTGGCGCTTACAAAGCAGCGGAAGCACTAGGAATTGAGATCCCCAATCAACTGTCAGTTTTTGCGTTCAGTGATGACTCGGTATTCTCACCAGAGTTCGGACCTCCGCTTACTGGCGTTCGCCTTCATGCTGAACGTTTAGGCCGGGAAGCTGCGTCCATGTTAATTGATCAAATGACCCAAGACGTTAAGAGTGTCAAAAGAACAATCGTACCGACCGAAATGGTTATCCGTAGCTCATGTGCAGAACATAATACTATCCTTGGAGGGATTAGTTCGTGA
- a CDS encoding TetR/AcrR family transcriptional regulator, whose amino-acid sequence MSKSNLFHELHLPNPEKQTEKQKRIIEEAIRLFAEKGYSNTSTAEIAKSAEVSEASIFKQYGTKDKLLLSLIIPYFKEIFPAIADEKLNEIMSVSGDFEGFLLAFLKNRSEFITENKEIFQVFIKEVFYKDELKNELIPYFSEVVPSRLLKIIEFYKERGELIDIPSDQIFKMLITFVGGFFASRFVLLNTESVSDNEIADVVRFIMNGIKK is encoded by the coding sequence TTGTCAAAAAGCAATTTATTTCATGAATTACATTTGCCAAATCCCGAAAAGCAAACCGAGAAACAGAAGCGGATTATCGAGGAAGCAATTAGATTATTTGCTGAAAAAGGCTATTCTAACACTTCTACAGCTGAGATTGCCAAATCAGCAGAAGTGTCAGAGGCGAGCATCTTCAAACAATATGGGACAAAAGACAAGTTGTTACTGTCCTTGATTATTCCCTATTTCAAAGAAATTTTCCCTGCTATCGCGGATGAGAAACTTAATGAAATTATGAGTGTTTCAGGTGATTTTGAAGGTTTTTTATTAGCTTTTCTCAAAAACCGTTCTGAATTCATTACAGAGAATAAGGAAATTTTCCAGGTTTTCATCAAAGAAGTTTTTTATAAAGATGAACTGAAAAATGAACTAATACCTTATTTTTCAGAAGTTGTTCCATCTCGCCTGCTGAAAATAATCGAATTTTATAAAGAGCGTGGTGAGCTTATTGATATCCCTAGCGATCAGATTTTCAAGATGCTCATTACGTTCGTTGGCGGATTCTTTGCTTCGCGCTTTGTGTTGTTGAATACGGAATCCGTTAGTGATAATGAGATCGCTGATGTAGTCCGTTTCATTATGAATGGTATTAAAAAGTAA